CTACTTGTTTAGTAAGCATCCTGGAAGAACATCAAGTCTCTTATTCTTTCACCAGCCAGAAGAAGTTAACCACTTCTATTAAAACCTGGGCTCCTCTTGATCAAACCCATCTCCCGCGACTGATGTCTCGAGCGAGAAGTGCAGCAGTCGGCCTCTGGCTCGCCTCCGGTGTTGTCAGAAAGTCAGCAAGCTCCCCGCTGTGTTGCAGGTGATAGTCCAGGCGACGCCGCCCCCACCGTCcgggcccccgccgcccccgcagcagcagcagcagcagccgccgcccccgcagcaggcgccggcgccgccgcccaGCAGGACCGCCGCGACGCCCGGCAGccccccggcgccgcccccgcaggCTCCCACGACCGGCGGCGGCCCGACGAGCGCCACCTCGACGAGCAGCGGCAGCGCCAGCGGCAGCAGCACGCCCGCCGCCTCCGCCGGCGCGCCCCCGGGCGCCCtcgcgccgcccccgcagccgcagcAGACGCCGCCCCCGCagcaggcgccgccgccgccgcacagcGACGCGAGCGTCGAGGCCACGCCCGCCAACACCGGCAGCACGACGACGTCGGCCGGCCCGCTGCACATCCCGGCCAAGCGGCTGACGTACGCCGACTGCCCGCCAGACGTGGGCCTCGGCGGCGCCGCGCCGCCCGGGCTCGCCGGCGGCAACGGCGCGGGCGCCGCGGCGCTCGCCGGCGCTGGCGTCATCCGCCACTCGCAGGTCAGTCGCCACTCCTTCGGGCCTTCTCAGTAAGCCGATGCAGTAAGAGTCCTCTGGTGCTAGTCTGAACCACTCACTGGTCGAACCATCGGGACCCCAAACTGAAGCAGACCCACGTCTGGGCCAGTCAGATCCCGTGGGTTCTCCTTTCATTCGCTCGTCACTGGGATGGGACAACGAACTCAGATCCTCATCTAGACCATTCAGAACATGCGGAATCACCTATCACTTGCACCATTCAGACTGCAAACTCAAACAGACTCGCATCTGGGCCATACAGAACCGATGTGCTAATCTCTGAAGCGTCTATCATTTCGACTATCTGCACTCCAGAATAAAATAGATCGTCGTTATGGCTATTGACCTTGCTTTGAATCAGTCGTCACTTCGACTGTGTGGGCTCTGCATAAAAACAGTCCGTGAACTGAGCAGTGCAAAACCTGTTCATGAACATCTGATTTGCCCATCACTTCGGTTATCTGAACTCAAAACAGAAACAACTCTTCATCTGCACCATCCAGAAATCGTAGAAGCTGTTCAGGCTACAATCGTTCAGATCAGCTGAGCAGAACCTGTGGATGCTCCTTCACTTAACTCACCATCTAGACAATCTGAACTCCAAATGGAAACAATTCTTTCCTTGAGGCATTCAGAAATTGTCGATTCTGTTCAAAATCACCCAATTACTTTCACTATTTGGTCTCAAAATAGGTACAATTCCTCATCTGAGCCATTCATTGACTGTCCTGACTCCAAATAGGTAAACTCTCCAGCTGGCTCTTCAGAACTTGCGGGTACTGCTCTGAATTTCCCATGATTTAGGATACTTATACTCCAAACACAAACATTCATCCTCCGAGCCCCTCACTAGCCTCAACCTCACATCACTTGCACTACCCGGTATCTACATACACATAGAGACTCACTTTGTCTGTTGAGAACATGCGGATGCTCCTCTGAATTTTCCTACCACCTCATCCACCTGACTCTTTACAGTCCCATTACTTTCGCTGTTTGGTTTCAAAAAGTGAAACTGTTCGATGTAGTATACGGGGtgtttaaaaaaagtgtcacatatcCCTGCAGGAGGTAGTACTGCTCAAAACTAGAAGACAATTTCCTATAATTATGTGCCTGGAAACCAATACCCTTACACATATAGATTGTTTTACTTGTGACGAGTAATGTGTAGTATTCGGTGTTGTAGGCAGGATACAGAACGGATTACATAGCAGATTACTATGATACATACGTGCAGGCAGACTCAAGTCCTCCAGCAATCATGGATATGAAGCATCAGGAGCCCTTAAGTATAAATTTATTTTACCAGACAGATAAACAGGTACTACATACCACAGTTAATGTGCAATGAAGCACCAGCACTATTGGAGTACGTTATCCTTGCACCAAGACAACCACTGTAGTTTATGCACGACGGGGTATCACTCATTTTATGTGTATCATGTGACAGTCCCTTATTGCAACATTTTACGTTCAATGGACTGGTCAATGAGATCCGACAGCATGGCCTCTCCATACTCTGGCTATGAGGCCATTTAAAGGCGTTGCTGCATGCCCAATCCACCGACTATGCACAAAAGCGATGAAAGGTGCGCCAGGATGGGTTGTAACCACATGCAGCACCGCCTGTAGTGTCTGCTTCTACGTGTTAACCGATTGCCCCGACACCATGACGCTTGGAATAATGCCACTGTGCCATTCCAAAGCACTGGAAAAATTCCACCTCTTCCCAATCGCCGCCatattcgccgacgatggtcattctGGGTGGTACAGAAACGCTGAACACAATGCTCCGCCACTCATCAGCAATCCTTGCTTTCCGATCTGAGTACCACTCTAAACTGAGATGTCTGTAGGGTGGTGATGATGGCAGCCTCCGGAATGGACGGTAATtgcctagtctggctgctgccagtctctgaccaacggtgcgggatgacacagaacgcTGGAGAATGGTCATTACGGCAGGTGCTGATCTGAAGCGGCTACGATTATGATGTATTGTGCTTAGTGTGCAGTACGGTGATTCTCCCTTGTGGGCAAGTGTGGTCGATCTCAACCTTGACGCCGAGTGTGCCTTACCTCACGTTCCCATGTTGTTGGCGGCACTGCCTTGTCCTTCGGAGTGATCACTCAGTCTTATGCTGTTTATATGATTATATACGCCCACCTGTCGTTGCTCCTATTCGTGCCAAATCGCCAAATTTTGGTGAGAGGTGCCCCATCCATACAGACCGGACCTTGCACCGCAAACTTTCTTGTGTTTGGTCCCACGAAGAAGTTCCTGGCTAGCTAACGCTTTGAGACGGATGTGGAAGTGGAACCAGCACGTCGCGGATAGCCACATCCAACTAAACGGACTTCTACGAACGGGGCATACTGAAACTGGTATCTCCCATCGTGATATCTGTTGAGAAGGGTGGTACAGAACTAGGTAAAAAGATGTAAATTCATTTGTGatactttttattttgttacctatAAACCTTTTTTGTAGTAAAATTATTGTGCGTCACTTTGCCATCTTCCCCGTATGTTCTTTATTCCCGGACGACCCTCGTTCATCCCTTCCTACATTGTCTGGTGCGCACGGTTGCGAGGACATCGGCTGACAGAGCGCTGTGTCGCAGGGCTCCGGAGGAGGCGCGGGGGGCCAGCCGTGGTCGGCGTACGACTCGTTCGAGCAGCACTACCCACCGCCCCCGCCCACCTACTATAACCTGGCAGCGGAGCCCGGCGCGGGCAGCGGCGGAGGCGGCGCGGGttccgggggcggcggcggcgcgggcaGCGTCCGCTCCTCCAAGTCTTCGTCGTCCACTTCCTCCACCTCGATGGCGGCCAACGCAGTAGCGGCGGCCGCGGCACTCAGCTTCTGGTCGCCGGCCAACGTGGCGTCGTCGGGCGCCGGGGGCGGCAGCGCGGGaggcgggggtggcggcggcgggggcggcggcggcgcgggcagcggcggcagcggtACCAACTCCGGCGGCGGCAACACGCCCGAGTACAAGTACTCGGCGGCGGTGGGGGCGGGCTCCGGGGGCGGCGCGCAGGACTGCCACCAGGGCTTCTCGCCGCAGTCGTGGTGCAACTACTCGGCGTACGGCTCGCGCCACCacccgggggcggcggcggcgcacGTCGacccgcaccaccaccaccaccaccaccaccagtactcGGCCGAGGACCGCGGCCGCGTCGCCGCCGCCATGGCGGACGCGGGcttcgccgccgccgctgccgccgcctcccACGACGGCTACGGGCTGCGCCAGTACGGCGCGCCGGACCCCGTGCCCACGTCGCCGTACCCGCCCCCAGGTAGGACGCGCTCCGGCGCAAAGCAGCTGCCTCCGCCGGTATAAAACACGCAATTTCCAGTCACGGCAAGGTGGCCGTACCAGCGCGTCAGTCAGTTACAGTGCTGTGCAAGTAAGAAGGTGGAGAGACGGAGAAAACGTCGCGGGATCTTCAGTGTGTTCTCCTCTCTGCCCGACGCCACACACTCCAGCTGCTCTGGTGAGAGCTACGTAACTATAAACGCGTGCCCTGTCCCCACGGTGTTCTCCCGGCCGTGCATATGCCGCGAATTGGCGCTATGCACAGCCTCGATGCGCGCCCTGTACACCTCGCGCTGCTTTGTGACGTACTCTACCACGACATTCTCCTACCCGCGTGTAAGGAGCAACGGACCTGTTGGGTCGTAGTCGCCCACGTCACAGCGAATGATACAAAACGACAACGATAGTGAGTGCACGGGAGCGACTGTCACTGCTCTGCCACGCGGATGTAGTATTCGGCCTACTGGGCCACTGTCGCTGCTTCTGAATTACCTTACATAAACTTACCTTCTCGGGAATCTATCGCTGTCACTAGTGAGTGTAATAATCATCGTGTTTGCTTTATCCCACCAATAATGAACACCATAATGTTCAGTGCTTTCACGATACCtaaactaaaatgaaaatgaaagctaAATGCCATACTTGTTCCACAAAGAGCACGCTGCAAAGAGACGCGACTGGATGACTCTGTTGGTCACAGTAATCCACCACCTGCCTTCTTACGAGCGCACCACTGTAAACTGCACGACGGGAGTCACTTTAGGCTTCACTAAGCGTTATTAGCAGAGGGATCACCTCACGGTCTGGAGATTATCATCGCTGAATACTGATCCTGAAGTCTTCATTTCAGCCTTCATGTATTAGAGTCCTCTGCCTGGGATAGCAAAACGGGTAACTCCTTATCGTAAGCTATCCAAAAAATTAATGGCAACACCCACACTGAAGCCAATAAAGAGGCGTCTCTTACAGAAAATTGTGATGTACTAACTGCTCAAAAAAATGTGCACCACCTAAATACCTGCGAATGTGCGTGATCTTACTTTTAAGGGTGGCGTAGAATGAAATAACACATCTTACAATATTTCAAAATCTTTACTGTGaggaataaacaataaaacagtcagtCTCTCCGTAATTACATTTTATTGCACACCTTAAATTCCGAATCTTATCTTACGTAACATTCGTTACCGTGTTTCTCACACTGTATACTGTCTGGTAAATATATCCGAACATCCCTGTGTAATACAGACTtgaccactaaatgtcacgagaggtTGACCTCCATCATAAAAGAAGGCATGGAGTACTGCGCTGTCAGCAGGGAAACAGTAATAGCGTAATAGATCGGTCAGGAGATCTCTGCGGTTTCAATGGGGATTAGACGTGACTAACAAAGCCATCAGGGACATTGAAGTCTTTCTAAAGCGGCCCTGGTCGATAGTTAGTGATGTTCTCGCGAACTGGGAGCCATAATGAACAAGTACAGGTAACCGAAGACCAAACagatgtcatgtactgaaggactgCCACGATCTAGATGGTGACCATAAAAAATGGCCCGAAATCATCGGAGGAATCACTGTTGAGTCTGAGTCCTTAGAGCAGCTCAGATAGGACAATGACAGTACGTAGGAACTTAAAAAGATAGGGTGCAGAGGTCGAGCACCTCCACATGAACGAGACATTCCTGTAGTCGGTGTTAAGCAGTGTTTCAGCTGGGGTAAAGAGAGACGCcagtggacaatggatgactggaaaagagtgaaTTGGACTGATGAATCACGGGATACTTTCTGGTAGTCAGATGGAAGAGTTTCAGTTGGACAAACGCCTGGAGAACCTCGCCTGCCATAGTTTGTAGTGCCAGCAATGAAGTGCTGGGGAGGTTCTGTCACAGTATGAGGTTGTTTTTTGTAGTTAGAATGTGGTTCCCTTACTGCGCTAaagaaaacgcggaagaatatgAACACTCTTTATCGGATTGTGTACTGAGTACAGTAGAGAAACATTTCGGATACCCTCCTACATCACTGTGATATCTGGTTTCACCTCTTGAGGAAGACTGGGATTCTATTGCTCCATAGACATGTAGACGCCTCATTGAAAGTATCTCCAGCAcatttcaagccatcataaagtgaaaagtggacacatcccatattagtgTCCACTAATAAGTATCCTGATGCCTTCGATCAGCTACTGTACAGTGCGTGGTAGCGAGTACCTTGTGCCACTGCTAGTCACTCCATTTTCTGTTCCCCTCTCAACGAGGGACATACGACTGCTCCAAaatggcacaaatggctctgagcactatgggacttagaacgacttaaacctaagtaacctaaggacatcacacacatccatgcccgaggcaggattcgaacctgcgaccgtagcgtttgaacggttcccgactgaagcgcctagaaccgcccggccaccgtggccggccaaacGACTGCCTTTAGGCTTCTCTCACCTTGTGTTGGTGACAGTAGGATCGTTCCACATTCATTTACAGAAGACGGTTCTATTAACCTTCTCAACAGTGATTCGCGAAAACAACGTCGacctccctccaggaattcccgttGAAGTCCACAGAGCTTTTCCGTAACACTCGTATGTTGATCAGACCTACCGGTACCAAATTTAACTACACGCTTCTGAACTGCTTCATCTTCCTTTTATCAGGCTTCGTTGGGATCCCAAGCACTCGATCAATACTAAAGTCAAGGCTTCCGATCAAATAAACACATACTATGTGAGATAAAGGGTGGTTTAGCAACTCAGTAGCTGTGTATACTAACAGATAAATTCTAAAAAATTTATCATCATCGTGTAATTATTTGTCATGAGCAGGAAGAATGATCGCTACATGGGCGAATAAAAAGTGATTTCCACCGCTCTTAGCAGAGTTTGTTGTACTGTTCCACACAGTTGCCTGTCACCAGACACCCGGATGCAAGTTTCTTTTTATTCACTGCTCCTTTTAAGGAAGGCCGTACGTTAAATATAAAACATTGCGGCTGTAAATGGTGTCTTTTGAATGAGCGTAACAAAATTAGCGTATTGTCACATTGTCGCGACTACTGCATTGTGTTTATTGCCTTGCGATTTGATGTATGAAATTTCAGTTTCACAACATAACAATAAATCAGCATTTTATGAGTGATAGGAAACTCTCGCTAAATGTGTTGTCTGTTCCAGCTGTTTAATGGGACTTGTACTGTTAGTGAATGTAGAGCTCGTTTGCGTGTTACGTACAAGCGAATAAAGTAACTGCCATTCGAATTTCTTCTGTGGCATCTTTTGCTGGCTTGACCTTGTAGATATTGTTTGTAAAGTCGTGGACACCAACAAAGGCTGCTGAGAAACACTCTCTCAACGCGTGGCTCATGATACACTATCCTGTGTTGTGGATATTACGTTTAGACTGTAAAGAACGGTAACCAATTTGAGATGCGTAAGTGATGACGTAGGCAGGAATAGATTTCAGTTGAGAGTATGGAGTCGTACAAGATCCACGTGCGAACCACATTACTGTACGTTAGTACTCCCAGTAGCGCCGTCGCTGTGGTCATTGGCGACGGAACCTTGCTCATGCTTCTTTTACAGTCTAAGGGTTTGATCGCACCTCGTAATAACATAAATATGCACACAGCTGTCAGCGCTGATATACGGAAGCAGTGAGATTCCCCCTGCCGTGGAACTTGAAATCCATCTGGTGACGAACCCTCCCTACTAATCAATTCCATCtagaaatcacacttaagtgcctggcaggggttcatcgaaccaccttcacaataattctctgatattcgactctcgaacagcgcgaggaaaaaacgaacacctatatcttaccgtgcgagctctgatttcccttactttattgtcatgatcgttcctccctatgtgggtcagcgtcaacaaaatatgttcgcatttggaggagaaagttgatgatcgaAATTTGCGCGAAaagcgcctttgctttaatgatgttgcgcgctaacatcccatagatgttcggactcacatgcggttcctcttcgtcgaaatgtcttggctcaaactcgtctaggggttgacccgcacgtgtcgcattactcGCCATAAAttatgaccctttggttaaattgtcttgcTGATGGTAAGATTGCGAAATGCAAAGTTGACATAACatataatagcaataataacaatATCAGAAACTAAATTAACCGGCCCATATATAATGTAGACCATACAGTTGCAGTTTTGattagaataatatttattcagaaagcaaactaatagcgaaagtggttgtatttagagttactgttacactcgagcgcatatccatttggcgCAGATCGATCATCCACAGTCTCATCGCGAAATACGAGCTATTCACGCGAAATGTTAAgaattcacaccaggcgcgcggctgctcaccgctcagagacatagtcccgcgataccacacaacgcgaaattttctgtcatttcacttcacagctgcctaaagacc
This genomic interval from Schistocerca nitens isolate TAMUIC-IGC-003100 chromosome 12, iqSchNite1.1, whole genome shotgun sequence contains the following:
- the LOC126214920 gene encoding uncharacterized protein LOC126214920 gives rise to the protein MSSPPAPPGNGGSNSNGSGGAGVTWWAMMNGSLYEDSPPPPPHQVIVQATPPPPSGPPPPPQQQQQQPPPPQQAPAPPPSRTAATPGSPPAPPPQAPTTGGGPTSATSTSSGSASGSSTPAASAGAPPGALAPPPQPQQTPPPQQAPPPPHSDASVEATPANTGSTTTSAGPLHIPAKRLTYADCPPDVGLGGAAPPGLAGGNGAGAAALAGAGVIRHSQSAVSQGSGGGAGGQPWSAYDSFEQHYPPPPPTYYNLAAEPGAGSGGGGAGSGGGGGAGSVRSSKSSSSTSSTSMAANAVAAAAALSFWSPANVASSGAGGGSAGGGGGGGGGGGGAGSGGSGTNSGGGNTPEYKYSAAVGAGSGGGAQDCHQGFSPQSWCNYSAYGSRHHPGAAAAHVDPHHHHHHHHQYSAEDRGRVAAAMYGAPDPVPTSPYPPPGRTRSGAKQLPPPV